From the Achromobacter xylosoxidans A8 genome, the window TGGCAGGTGTCGGCCGACGGCAAGATCGGCACGGTGACGCTGAACCGCCCCGAGCGCAAGAATCCGCTGACGTTCGACTCCTACGCCGAACTGCGCGACCTGTTCCGCGCGCTGGTGTACGCCACCGACATCAAGGTTGTGGTGGTGACGGGCGCGGGCGGCAACTTCTGCTCCGGCGGTGACGTGCACGAGATCATCGGGCCGCTGACCAAGATGAGCATGCCCGAGCTGCTGGACTTCACCCGCATGACGGGCGACCTGGTCAAGGCCATGCGCGCCTGCCCGCAGCCCATCGTGGCGGCGGTCGACGGCATCTGCGCAGGCGCCGGCGCGATGGTGGCGCTGGCCTCGGACATGCGCCTGGGCACGCCCGCCGCGCGGACTGCCTTCCTGTTCACGCGCGTGGGTCTGGCCGGCGCCGACATGGGCGCTTGCACCCTGCTGCCGCGCATGATCGGCCAGGGCCGCGCTTCCGAACTGCTTTACACGGGCCGCGCCATGACGGCGGAAGAGGGCGCCAGCTGGGGCTTCTTCAACGCCGTGCATGAACCGGGCGCGCTGGCCGACGCCGCGCAGACGCTGGCCGCGCAATTGGCCGCGGGGCCGACCTTCGCCCACGGCGTGACCAAGAAGCTGTTGCACCAGGAATGGAACATGGGCGTGGACGAGGCCATCGAGGCCGAAGCCGAGGCCCAGGCCATCTGCATGCAGACGCGTGATTTCCGCCGCGCCTACGATGCCTTCGTGGCCAAGCAAAAGCCCGTCTTCCAAGGGGATTGAGCATGCGCGACGCAAGCTGGCTGGATTGGCCGTTTTTCGACGATGCGCACCGCAAGCTGGCGCACGAGGTCGACGCCTGGTGCGAGGCCTCCCTGGGCGACGTGGATCACCACGACGCCGATGGCGCCTGCAAGAAGCTGGTGCGCGCCATGGGCGAGGCCGGCTGGCTGCGCTACGCGGTCGCGGGCGGCCCTGGCGGCGCCTGGGGCGGCGCGCTGCCGGAAGTGGATTCGCGCGCCGTTTGCATCCTGCGCGAAACCCTGGCCCGCCACGAAGGGCTGGCTGATTTCGCCTTTGCGATGCAAGGCCTGGGCAGCGGCGCCATTTCGCTGATGGGCTCGGACGAGCTGCGCCAGCGCTATCTGCCGCGCGTGGCCCGCGGCGAAGCCATCGCGGCCTTCGCGCTGTCGGAACCCGACGCGGGCTCGGACGTGGCGGCGATGGCGTGCGAAGCCAAGCTGGACGGCGACCATTACGTGCTGAACGGCGCCAAGACCTGGATTTCCAACGGCGGCATCGCCGACTTCTATTGCGTGTTCGCGCGCACCGGCGAAGCCCCCGGCGCGCGCGGCATCAGCGCCTTCGTGGTGGATGCCGATACGCCGGGCTTCGAGGTCAGCGAACGCATCGAACTGATCGCGCCGCACCCGTTGGCCACCATTACGTTCGACAACTGCCGCATTCCGGTGTCGCACCGGCTGGGCGACGCGGGCCAGGGCTTCAAGCTGGCCATGATGACGCTGGACATCTTCCGTGCCTCGGTGGCGGCGGCGGCGCTGGGCTTTGCACGCCGGGCGCTGGACGAAGGGCTGGCGCGCTCCAAGTCGCGACGCATGTTTGGCCAGACCTTGTCGGACCTGCAATTGACGCAGGCCGCGCTGGGCGACATGGCGACCGCCATAGACGCTTCGGCGCTGCTGACATACCGCGCGGCCTGGATGCGCGATGTGCTGAAGCAGCGCACCACGCGCGAAGCGGCAATGGCCAAGATGACGGCCACGGAATCGGCTCAGACCGTGATCGACCGCGCCTTGCAGATGTTTGGCGGCGCGGGCGTGGTGTCGGGGATGCCGGTGGAAAAGCTTTACAGGGAAATACGCGCGCTGCGGATTTACGAAGGCGCGACCGAAGTGCAGAAGTTGATCATTGCCCGTGAACTGCTGAAGGCGTAAGGCAGCCATCGAGCTCCGTCGTCCCGGCACAGCAAAAACACCGCAATAGCAAGGGGAATTCCATGGAAGCATCCGCCCACATCGACACTTTCGCCCGGGACAATCTGCCCCCGGGCGAACAATGGCCAGAGTTCCTGCTCGACGGCCCCGACGTGGCCTATCCGAAACGCTTCAATTGCGCGGTCGAGCTGGTGGACGCCATGGTCGAACGCGGCCATGGCGAGCGCGTCGCGCTGCGCTGGAGCCAGGACGGCAAGCCGGCCACCATGACCTACCGCGAGCTGGCCGCGCTGACCAATCGAATTGCGCGCGTGCTGGCCGAGGACATGGGCCTGGTGCCGGGTAACCGCCTGCTGCTGCGCGGGCCGAACAATCCGATGATGGCCGCGTCCTGGTTGGCGGCGATCAAGGCGGGCTTGGTCACGGTGCCGACGATGCCGCTGCTGCGCGCCAAGGAACTCAAGCAGATCATCGACAAGGCGCAGATCCAGGCGGTGCTGTGCGATGCCCGCCTGAAGGACGAGGCGGAGTTCTGCACGCAGCCCAGCCATGAGCATCATTGCCCGGGCCTGACGAAGGTCATGTACTTCAACGATAATGCGCCGGATGCGCTGGACGCGTTGGCCGCGGCCAAGCCGGACGATTTCAAGGCTTGCGATACGGCGGCCGACGATGTCTGCCTGATCGCCTTCACCAGTGGCACGACCGGCGCGCCCAAGGGCTGCATGCACTTCCACCGCGACGTGCTGGCGATGTGCGACCTGTTTCCCAAGCATGTGATCAAGCCGGGGCCGGACGATATTTTCTGCGGCACGCCGCCGTTGGCTTTCACCTTCGGCCTGGGCGGACTGCTGTGCTTCCCGCTGCGGGTGGGCGCGAGCACGGTGCTGGCTGAGAAGCTGTCGCCGGAAAGCCTGCTGCAGCTGATCCAGGATTTCCGCGCCACCATCGTGTTCACGGCGCCGACGTTCTACCGCCAGATGGCGGCGCTGGTCGGCAAGTTCGACCTGTCGTCGCTGCGGAAGAGCGTGTCGGCGGGCGAGGCGCTGCCGGACGCGACGCGCCAGCTATGGAAGCAGGCCAGCGGCATTGAGATGATCGACGGCATCGGCGGCACGGAAATGATCCATGTGTTCGTGTCGAGCCCGCCAGAGTCGGTCAGGGCGGGGGCCATCGGCCGCGTGGTGCCGGGTTATGTGGCGCAGATCGTGGATGACGAGATGAAGCCGGTGCCGAATGGCACGGTGGGCCGGCTGGCGATCAAGGGTCCGACCGGCTGCCGCTATCTGGCGGACGAGCGCCAGCTGCGTTTCGTGCAGCAGGGTTGGAACCTGCCGGGGGATACCTTCCTGCAGGACGACGATGGCTACCTCTTTTACCAGGCGCGCAATGACGACATGATCGTTTCGGCCGGCTACAACATCGCTGGACCTGAGGTCGAGGACGCGCTGTTGCGTCACGAAGCCGTGGCGGAGTGCGGCGTGGTGGGCGCGGCGGACGATGAGCGCGGCCAGGTGGTGAAGGCGTTCGTGGTGCTGAAGCCGGGCTATGAGGCCGGCAATGAGCTGGTCGCGGCGCTGCAGCAGTTCGTGAAGGCCAATATCGCGCCCTACAAGTATCCCCGTGCCATCGAGTTTGTCGAGGCGCTGCCGCGCACCGAAACCGGCAAGCTGCAGCGGTTTGCGCTGCGCAAGATGGCCTGAACCGGCAACAAGGAAATTCCATGGCAGCCCCTTTCATCAGCCAGGTCGAAGTCCGCTTCCGTCATTGCGATCCGGCGGGCATTGTTTTCTACCCTCGCTATTTCGAGATGATCAATGACTTTGTCGAGGAGTGGTTCGACAAGGGCATGGGGTTGCCGTTTCATGCGCTGCACGTGGAGCGGCACATCGGTACGCCGATGGCGTCGGTGCAGTGCGATTTCAGCGCGCCCAGCCGCTGGCACGAGCGTTTGCGCCAGGTGCTGGAAGTGCAGCGCATCGGCGGCGCGTCGTTCAAGGCGCTGGTGCGTTTCGAGGGGCCGGATGGCCAGTTGCGTTTGTCGGCGACGCTGACGATCGTGACGGTGGATTTGCGGACGATGAAGTCCATGCCGCTGCCTGCGGATCTGCGGGAACGCATGCAGGCTTATCTGGTTCCCGCGGCGTAAGCGGCGGGGACCGTTTGCTTTTCTTAAATATAGGATGACGTTATGAAGATTCTGCAACCGCCGGATTGGATGGCGCCCCGGGGCTATTCGAATGGCGTGCTCACCGAGATGCAGGTGGGCAGCAAGCTCGTTTTTGTGGGCGGGCAGGTGGGGTGGAATGGCCAGCAGCAGTTCGAGTCGGACGATCTGGCCGATCAGGTGCGGCAGACGCTGGCGAACATCGTCGCGATTCTGGCCGAGGGCGGCGCGAAGCCTGAGCATATCGTCCGGATGACGTGGTACGTGACGGATAAGGACGAGTACGTGGCGGCTTATCCGGCTATCGGCAAGCATTACCGCGAGTACATCGGCCGGCATTTTCCGGCGATGACGGCGGTGGAAGTGGCGGATCTGGTTGAGGATCGGGCCAAGGTTGAGATCGAGGTTACTGCTGTGGTGCCGGCGTAGTAATTGCCGGTTGCTCCTGGGCGCCGAGGGTTGGTTGATTGCTGACCTTCGGTGCTTTTTTTGCGGTCTTTGAGTTCTTGAGATGGCCGGTTCTTCGGCACTGTCGCGTTCGGTGGCGGTTGCTGGTTCTTGAGACGCCCGGCGCGGCGGCGGCCCGGCATGCGCGGGGCTGCGATTGCGGTCCGGAGCCTTCGCTCCGGACTTCCCCTGCCTCATCCTCGTCCAGGCCTGCAGCCTTCCCTAGGGATTCCGTCGGGCTTATCGACGCCCCGCGCACGCCGGGCCGCCGCCGCGCCGGGCTTCGTCAATTGCTGTTGGCGTCAGCTGGGGCGGGTGGCGTTCTTGGGATTCTGTTCGGCGTTGCTTTAGTGCCGAAGATCTTGCGGTGCCCGCCTCAAGAGGCCGCCCGGGCGGCCTCTTGAGGCATACGCGAGGGCATGCGTGCCATGGTTTCGTTACTGGTGGTGCGCAGTCGTCTTTGCGTGTGCGCGCATTTCTATTTCACCCCATCACCCGCCGCGTCTCGCGCGGCAATTCTCCGAAACGTTCGCGGTAGTACTCCGAGAACCGTCCCAAATGTCCGAACCCTACTCCCAGCGCCACTTCCGTGACGCTGGCGGCTGTGCTCGTCCTTAACCGGCTCCTGGCTTCGTCCAGCCGCAGCGCCCGCAGCGCGTTCATCGGCGTGGTGTCGCGGTGTTCCTGGAACAGGCGCGTCAGCGCGCTGGCGCTGGCGCCGGCGTGGCGGGCGATGTCGGCCAGGGTAAGCGGGGCGGCGAGGTGGTCGCGCATATAGGTTTCGGCGGCGCTCAGCCGCCGCGGGACGGCGGGGGCGATGCCGGCGTGCGCCTGCCAGCTGTTGGGCTGGTTGTAGAGCAGGTGCAGCACCAAGGTGTCTTCCAGGTGTTCGAGCCAGGCGGCGGGCGGGCGCGGGGCGCCGTCGTCCAGGGTGGGCAGCAGGTGGATCAGGCTTTCGACCATGCTGCGCCAGACGGCGCCGACGGGATTGTCCAGGCGCAGGGCGGGGCTGAAGTCCAGCGGGCGGGTGGCGGCCTCGCCGAAGGCGCGCAGGCCGATGGCTTCGAGTTTGCCGCGGGGAATCTTGAGCAGCAGTTGTTCGCAGCCGGCCTCCCAATGCAGCTTCAGCGGGCGGTTGGGGGCGATGACGGCGGCGCAGTCGGGGTCGGCGTCGACGCGGTCGTTGCCGCACTCG encodes:
- a CDS encoding enoyl-CoA hydratase family protein, giving the protein MSTQPEEHTMKHHKRPFAGYQAKTFLWQVSADGKIGTVTLNRPERKNPLTFDSYAELRDLFRALVYATDIKVVVVTGAGGNFCSGGDVHEIIGPLTKMSMPELLDFTRMTGDLVKAMRACPQPIVAAVDGICAGAGAMVALASDMRLGTPAARTAFLFTRVGLAGADMGACTLLPRMIGQGRASELLYTGRAMTAEEGASWGFFNAVHEPGALADAAQTLAAQLAAGPTFAHGVTKKLLHQEWNMGVDEAIEAEAEAQAICMQTRDFRRAYDAFVAKQKPVFQGD
- a CDS encoding acyl-CoA dehydrogenase family protein, translating into MRDASWLDWPFFDDAHRKLAHEVDAWCEASLGDVDHHDADGACKKLVRAMGEAGWLRYAVAGGPGGAWGGALPEVDSRAVCILRETLARHEGLADFAFAMQGLGSGAISLMGSDELRQRYLPRVARGEAIAAFALSEPDAGSDVAAMACEAKLDGDHYVLNGAKTWISNGGIADFYCVFARTGEAPGARGISAFVVDADTPGFEVSERIELIAPHPLATITFDNCRIPVSHRLGDAGQGFKLAMMTLDIFRASVAAAALGFARRALDEGLARSKSRRMFGQTLSDLQLTQAALGDMATAIDASALLTYRAAWMRDVLKQRTTREAAMAKMTATESAQTVIDRALQMFGGAGVVSGMPVEKLYREIRALRIYEGATEVQKLIIARELLKA
- a CDS encoding AMP-binding protein, encoding MEASAHIDTFARDNLPPGEQWPEFLLDGPDVAYPKRFNCAVELVDAMVERGHGERVALRWSQDGKPATMTYRELAALTNRIARVLAEDMGLVPGNRLLLRGPNNPMMAASWLAAIKAGLVTVPTMPLLRAKELKQIIDKAQIQAVLCDARLKDEAEFCTQPSHEHHCPGLTKVMYFNDNAPDALDALAAAKPDDFKACDTAADDVCLIAFTSGTTGAPKGCMHFHRDVLAMCDLFPKHVIKPGPDDIFCGTPPLAFTFGLGGLLCFPLRVGASTVLAEKLSPESLLQLIQDFRATIVFTAPTFYRQMAALVGKFDLSSLRKSVSAGEALPDATRQLWKQASGIEMIDGIGGTEMIHVFVSSPPESVRAGAIGRVVPGYVAQIVDDEMKPVPNGTVGRLAIKGPTGCRYLADERQLRFVQQGWNLPGDTFLQDDDGYLFYQARNDDMIVSAGYNIAGPEVEDALLRHEAVAECGVVGAADDERGQVVKAFVVLKPGYEAGNELVAALQQFVKANIAPYKYPRAIEFVEALPRTETGKLQRFALRKMA
- a CDS encoding acyl-CoA thioesterase, which produces MAAPFISQVEVRFRHCDPAGIVFYPRYFEMINDFVEEWFDKGMGLPFHALHVERHIGTPMASVQCDFSAPSRWHERLRQVLEVQRIGGASFKALVRFEGPDGQLRLSATLTIVTVDLRTMKSMPLPADLRERMQAYLVPAA
- a CDS encoding RidA family protein translates to MKILQPPDWMAPRGYSNGVLTEMQVGSKLVFVGGQVGWNGQQQFESDDLADQVRQTLANIVAILAEGGAKPEHIVRMTWYVTDKDEYVAAYPAIGKHYREYIGRHFPAMTAVEVADLVEDRAKVEIEVTAVVPA
- a CDS encoding AraC family transcriptional regulator: MHGWSRLTLAPLLKRRVFSSTQQDETRTLVSEALKEHRLTWKGGRVDAELNRGRFGSLTVCTLRYGAEVHIEPDRLQDFMLVQVPLRGRACIECGNDRVDADPDCAAVIAPNRPLKLHWEAGCEQLLLKIPRGKLEAIGLRAFGEAATRPLDFSPALRLDNPVGAVWRSMVESLIHLLPTLDDGAPRPPAAWLEHLEDTLVLHLLYNQPNSWQAHAGIAPAVPRRLSAAETYMRDHLAAPLTLADIARHAGASASALTRLFQEHRDTTPMNALRALRLDEARSRLRTSTAASVTEVALGVGFGHLGRFSEYYRERFGELPRETRRVMG